Proteins encoded together in one Bradyrhizobium sp. CB82 window:
- the gcvH gene encoding glycine cleavage system protein GcvH, which produces MTTTLYTSDHEWLAIDGDVATVGITDYAQQQLGDIVFVELPKVGRALKKTEAAAVVESVKAASDVYAPISGEVLEVNQAVVDEPALVNSEAAGKAWFFKIKIADKSELGGLMDEAAYKAHTA; this is translated from the coding sequence ATGACCACTACGCTGTACACCTCCGACCATGAATGGCTCGCCATCGACGGCGACGTCGCCACCGTCGGCATCACCGATTACGCCCAGCAGCAGCTCGGCGACATCGTGTTCGTCGAGCTGCCCAAGGTCGGCCGCGCGCTGAAGAAGACGGAAGCTGCGGCCGTGGTCGAGTCCGTGAAGGCGGCGTCGGACGTCTATGCGCCGATCTCGGGCGAAGTGCTCGAGGTCAACCAGGCGGTCGTCGACGAGCCGGCGCTAGTCAATTCGGAGGCCGCAGGCAAGGCCTGGTTCTTCAAGATCAAAATTGCCGACAAGAGCGAGCTCGGGGGCCTCATGGATGAAGCCGCCTACAAGGCACACACGGCTTAA
- the gcvT gene encoding glycine cleavage system aminomethyltransferase GcvT, translating into MLASDDKNSLKRTLLYDLHVSVGGKMVPFAGYEMPVQYPAGVLKEHLHTRSKAGLFDVSHMGQIALRPKSGRIEDAASALERLVPQDIVAIAKGRQRYAQFTNFDGGILDDLMVANLGDHLFLVVNAACKAEDEAHLRAHLSDDCIIDSLNDRALIALQGPKAEAALAKLCAEAPAMKFMDAGPHEVAGIRCFVSRSGYTGEDGFEISVPAADAERLAKMLLDNPDVLPIGLGARDSLRLEAGLCLYGHDIDTATTPVEAALEWSVQKSRRSGGARAGGFPGAEKILAHFDHGASRRRVGLRAEGRAPVREGALLFAESAGGDPIGKVTSGGFGPSLSAPVAMGYVPMSLSALGTKLFAEVRGQRLPLAVAAMPFVKNTYKR; encoded by the coding sequence ATGCTTGCGTCGGACGACAAGAACTCCCTGAAACGTACCCTTCTTTACGACCTCCATGTCTCCGTGGGCGGCAAGATGGTGCCGTTCGCGGGCTATGAGATGCCGGTGCAGTACCCCGCCGGCGTGCTGAAGGAGCACCTCCATACCCGCAGCAAAGCGGGCCTGTTCGACGTCTCCCATATGGGCCAGATCGCGCTGCGGCCGAAATCCGGGAGGATCGAGGACGCCGCCAGCGCGCTGGAGCGGCTGGTGCCGCAGGATATCGTGGCGATCGCCAAGGGGCGGCAGCGCTATGCTCAGTTCACCAATTTCGACGGCGGCATTCTCGACGATCTGATGGTCGCCAATTTGGGTGATCACCTGTTCCTGGTCGTCAATGCCGCCTGCAAGGCCGAGGACGAGGCACATCTGCGCGCGCATCTCTCCGATGACTGCATCATCGATTCGCTGAACGACCGCGCGCTGATCGCGCTCCAGGGTCCGAAGGCCGAAGCGGCGCTGGCGAAACTTTGTGCAGAGGCACCGGCCATGAAGTTCATGGACGCCGGCCCGCACGAGGTCGCCGGCATCAGGTGCTTCGTCTCGCGCTCCGGCTACACCGGCGAGGACGGTTTCGAGATCTCGGTTCCGGCTGCCGATGCCGAACGCCTCGCCAAGATGCTGCTGGACAATCCGGACGTGCTGCCGATCGGTCTCGGGGCCCGCGACAGCCTGCGGCTGGAAGCCGGGCTCTGCCTCTACGGCCACGACATCGACACCGCCACCACGCCGGTCGAGGCCGCGCTGGAGTGGTCGGTGCAGAAGAGCCGCCGCAGCGGCGGCGCCCGCGCCGGCGGCTTTCCCGGCGCCGAAAAGATTCTCGCCCACTTCGATCACGGCGCATCCCGCCGCCGCGTCGGCCTGCGTGCCGAGGGCCGCGCCCCGGTGCGCGAGGGCGCGCTGCTGTTTGCCGAGAGCGCGGGCGGCGATCCCATTGGAAAGGTCACATCGGGCGGTTTCGGCCCAAGCCTGAGCGCGCCGGTGGCGATGGGCTACGTGCCCATGAGCCTGAGCGCGCTCGGCACAAAGCTCTTCGCCGAGGTGCGCGGCCAGCGCCTGCCGCTCGCAGTCGCTGCCATGCCCTTCGTGAAAAACACCTACAAACGCTGA
- the alaS gene encoding alanine--tRNA ligase, with product MSGVNEIRSTFLNFFAKNGHEIVPSSPLVPRNDPTLMFTNAGMVQFKNVFTGVEKRPYHRATTSQKCVRAGGKHNDLDNVGYTARHLTFFEMLGNFSFGDYFKERAIELAWNLITKDFGLKKDKLLVTVYHTDDEAAGLWKKIAGFSEDRIIRIPTSDNFWAMGDTGPCGPCSEIFIDRGEHIWGGPPGSPEEDGDRFLEFWNLVFMQFEQVTKEERQPLPRPSIDTGMGLERMACILQGVDSVFETDLFRQLIDATASALGSGPNEQTVASFRVIADHLRSSAFLVSDGVLPSNEGRGYVLRRIMRRAMRHAQLLGAKEPLMHRLVWALVREMGQAYPELVRAEKLIEETLRLEETRFRKTLARGLAILDEKSASLKKGDMFDGDVAFTLYDTYGFPLDLTQDALKSRGISVDQSAFTDAMERQREKARASWAGSGEAASEAIWFPLREKLGATEFLGYETESAEGVVAALVKDGKETDSLKAGETGSIVLNQTPFYAESGGQVGDTGVMVGEGGIKFRVTDTQKKLGDLFVHIGTVEQGTLKAGTALQLEVDHARRSSIRAHHSATHLLHEALRQVLGDHIAQRGSLVAPDRLRFDFVHPKPITPAELARVEDIANDVVLENDEVTTRIMGVDEAREAGARALFGEKYGDEVRVVSMGKTAREHGANAMGWSVELCGGTHVKRTGDIGLITLTSESAVASGVRRIEALTGRHARKHANDTMALAKTAAAELRTSLEDVPARITALMDERKKLERELSDARKKLAMGGAASSGNGAAAGVREVGDVKLMARAVEGIEMKDLKSLADDGKKQIGSGVVAIVGVTEDGKAGVVVGVTADLTSRFNAVNLVRVASEALGGKGGGGRPDMAQAGGPDGANAAAALSAIEKAMVGA from the coding sequence ATGAGCGGCGTCAACGAGATCAGGTCGACCTTTCTGAACTTCTTTGCCAAGAACGGCCACGAGATCGTGCCGTCCTCGCCATTGGTGCCGCGCAACGATCCGACGTTGATGTTCACCAATGCCGGCATGGTGCAGTTCAAGAACGTCTTCACGGGCGTCGAGAAGCGCCCCTATCACCGGGCCACCACCTCGCAGAAATGCGTGCGCGCCGGCGGCAAGCACAACGACCTCGACAATGTCGGCTACACCGCGCGCCATCTCACCTTCTTCGAGATGCTCGGCAACTTCTCCTTCGGCGACTACTTCAAGGAGCGCGCGATCGAGCTCGCCTGGAATCTGATCACCAAGGATTTCGGGCTGAAGAAGGACAAGCTGCTCGTCACCGTCTATCACACCGACGACGAGGCGGCCGGCCTGTGGAAGAAGATCGCGGGCTTCTCCGAGGACCGCATCATTCGCATCCCGACCTCGGACAATTTCTGGGCGATGGGCGATACCGGTCCGTGCGGCCCTTGCTCGGAGATCTTCATCGATCGCGGCGAGCACATCTGGGGCGGGCCTCCCGGCAGCCCGGAAGAGGACGGCGATCGCTTCCTCGAATTCTGGAATCTGGTCTTCATGCAGTTCGAGCAGGTGACGAAGGAGGAGCGCCAGCCGTTGCCGCGCCCCTCGATCGACACCGGCATGGGGCTGGAGCGCATGGCCTGCATCCTGCAGGGCGTCGACAGTGTGTTCGAGACCGATCTCTTCCGTCAGCTGATCGATGCGACCGCGTCCGCGCTTGGTAGCGGACCGAATGAGCAGACGGTCGCCTCGTTCAGGGTGATCGCCGATCACCTCCGCTCCTCGGCCTTCCTTGTGTCTGATGGCGTACTGCCCTCGAACGAGGGCCGCGGCTACGTGCTGCGCCGGATCATGCGACGGGCGATGCGCCACGCGCAGCTTCTGGGCGCGAAGGAGCCGCTGATGCATCGCCTCGTCTGGGCGCTGGTGCGTGAGATGGGCCAGGCCTATCCCGAGCTGGTGCGCGCGGAAAAGCTGATCGAGGAAACGCTGCGGCTGGAGGAAACCCGCTTCCGCAAGACGCTGGCGCGCGGCCTTGCCATCCTCGACGAGAAGAGCGCGTCATTGAAGAAGGGCGACATGTTCGACGGCGACGTCGCCTTCACGCTCTACGACACTTACGGCTTCCCGCTGGATCTCACACAGGACGCGCTAAAGTCGCGCGGTATCAGCGTCGACCAGTCTGCCTTCACCGATGCGATGGAGCGTCAACGCGAGAAGGCGCGTGCGTCCTGGGCGGGCTCGGGCGAGGCCGCCAGCGAGGCGATCTGGTTCCCGCTGCGCGAAAAGCTGGGGGCCACCGAATTCCTCGGCTATGAGACCGAGAGCGCCGAAGGCGTCGTCGCGGCGCTGGTGAAGGACGGCAAGGAAACCGACAGCCTCAAGGCCGGCGAGACCGGCTCGATCGTGCTCAACCAGACCCCGTTCTATGCGGAGTCCGGCGGCCAGGTCGGCGATACCGGCGTGATGGTCGGCGAGGGCGGGATCAAATTTCGTGTCACCGACACGCAGAAGAAGCTCGGCGATCTCTTCGTGCATATCGGCACGGTGGAGCAGGGGACGCTTAAGGCCGGCACCGCGCTCCAGCTCGAAGTTGACCACGCGCGCCGGTCCTCGATCCGCGCCCATCACTCCGCGACGCATCTTCTCCACGAGGCGCTGCGCCAGGTACTGGGCGATCATATCGCTCAGCGCGGCTCGCTGGTCGCGCCCGATCGCCTGCGTTTCGACTTCGTGCATCCCAAGCCGATCACGCCGGCGGAGCTCGCCCGCGTCGAGGACATTGCCAATGACGTTGTGCTGGAAAATGACGAGGTCACGACGCGCATCATGGGTGTCGACGAGGCCCGCGAAGCCGGCGCGCGTGCGCTGTTCGGCGAGAAATATGGCGACGAGGTCCGCGTCGTCTCGATGGGCAAGACCGCGCGCGAACACGGCGCCAACGCAATGGGCTGGTCGGTCGAGCTCTGCGGCGGCACTCATGTCAAGCGCACCGGCGATATCGGCCTGATCACGCTGACAAGCGAGAGCGCGGTCGCTTCCGGCGTGCGCCGTATCGAGGCGCTGACCGGGCGTCATGCACGCAAGCATGCCAACGACACCATGGCGCTGGCGAAGACCGCAGCCGCCGAGCTGCGCACCTCGCTCGAGGACGTGCCGGCGCGCATCACCGCGCTGATGGACGAGCGCAAGAAGCTGGAGCGTGAATTGTCCGACGCGCGCAAGAAGCTCGCGATGGGCGGCGCTGCGTCGTCCGGCAATGGCGCAGCCGCAGGCGTGCGCGAGGTCGGCGACGTCAAACTGATGGCGCGTGCGGTCGAGGGCATCGAGATGAAGGATCTCAAGAGCCTTGCCGACGACGGCAAGAAGCAGATCGGCTCCGGCGTCGTCGCGATCGTCGGCGTCACCGAGGACGGCAAGGCCGGCGTTGTGGTTGGTGTCACCGCCGACCTCACTTCGCGCTTCAACGCAGTTAATCTGGTTCGCGTCGCCTCCGAAGCGCTCGGCGGCAAGGGTGGCGGCGGTCGGCCTGACATGGCGCAGGCCGGCGGGCCCGACGGCGCCAATGCGGCGGCGGCACTGTCGGCGATCGAAAAAGCCATGGTCGGCGCGTAG
- a CDS encoding cyclic nucleotide-gated ion channel, giving the protein MRLVPRGRGLRDPNLRDRLYELLEHDPLAYSAGSHFIQVIVAVIVLDVVAMTLASVPDLDAQFGALFTGVAILAVIVFALEYAARLWTVAGHTQRKASPLADRFSYVFSALGIIDLMAFLPAAFVLATGRHSTMAALGVLPFFKLIRYSPAMRSLLAAVHAERRALIGCIVILIGVVLTFASLLYAIEREVQPEKLGTIPQAMWWAIVTLGTVGYGDVVPVTPLGKFVSVFAIISGFAMIALPVAIISSAFAEEVKRRDFVVTWGMLARVPLFSHLTASEIADIMRLLRARTIEQGEILVRRGEVASSMYFITAGEVEIALPNQHVRLTDGTFFGEIALLHRTKRSGTVTATRKTRLLLLDAQDFHALIERMPTLAAHVRKTAEARLGEAGDLAVAELAQAKKEGGGGAG; this is encoded by the coding sequence GTGCGCCTCGTTCCGCGAGGACGTGGGCTTCGCGATCCCAATTTGAGGGATCGCTTGTACGAATTGCTGGAGCACGATCCGCTGGCCTATTCCGCCGGGTCGCACTTCATCCAGGTGATCGTGGCCGTCATCGTGCTCGACGTCGTGGCGATGACGCTCGCCTCGGTACCGGATCTGGACGCTCAATTCGGCGCGCTGTTCACGGGCGTCGCCATTCTCGCGGTGATCGTGTTCGCATTGGAATATGCGGCGCGGCTTTGGACCGTCGCCGGCCATACGCAGCGCAAGGCGTCGCCACTTGCCGACCGGTTCTCCTACGTCTTCTCCGCGCTCGGCATCATCGATCTCATGGCGTTCCTCCCTGCAGCGTTCGTGCTGGCCACCGGCCGGCACTCGACGATGGCGGCGCTCGGCGTGCTGCCGTTCTTCAAGTTGATCCGCTATTCGCCAGCGATGCGTTCGCTGCTCGCCGCCGTCCATGCCGAACGGCGCGCATTGATCGGATGCATCGTCATCCTGATCGGCGTGGTGCTCACCTTCGCTTCGCTCCTCTACGCCATCGAGCGCGAGGTGCAGCCGGAGAAGCTCGGCACCATCCCGCAGGCGATGTGGTGGGCGATCGTGACGCTCGGCACGGTGGGATATGGCGACGTCGTTCCGGTGACCCCGCTCGGCAAGTTCGTCTCCGTGTTCGCCATCATCAGCGGCTTTGCCATGATCGCGCTGCCGGTCGCGATCATCTCGAGCGCCTTCGCGGAAGAGGTGAAGCGCCGCGACTTCGTCGTCACCTGGGGCATGCTGGCGCGGGTGCCGTTGTTCTCACATCTCACGGCATCGGAGATCGCCGACATCATGCGCCTGTTGCGCGCGCGCACCATCGAGCAGGGCGAGATTCTGGTTCGCCGCGGCGAGGTCGCATCATCGATGTATTTCATCACGGCGGGCGAGGTCGAGATCGCGCTGCCGAACCAGCACGTCCGGCTGACCGACGGCACTTTCTTCGGCGAGATCGCCCTGTTGCACAGGACCAAGCGGAGCGGCACCGTCACCGCGACGCGGAAGACGCGGCTTCTGCTGCTCGACGCGCAGGACTTTCATGCGCTGATCGAGCGCATGCCGACGCTCGCTGCTCACGTCCGCAAGACCGCCGAGGCGCGTCTCGGCGAGGCCGGCGATCTCGCGGTCGCCGAGCTCGCGCAGGCGAAGAAAGAGGGGGGCGGCGGGGCGGGCTAA
- a CDS encoding DUF3455 domain-containing protein, with product MSIKLAVRTLLLSALIGPAAAAEQALPEAIAASGETVVLNVHAEGAQVYECKAGADGKLAWAFREPIATLLVDGKTIGRHYAGPNWEHVDGSAVVGKAIGNAPGASAGDIPWLKLEVASRRGSGVLTPVTTVQRINTHGGKLEGACEKAGEFKSAPYSADYIFLRKG from the coding sequence ATGTCCATCAAGCTCGCCGTTCGCACTTTGCTGCTCTCCGCCCTGATCGGACCGGCCGCAGCCGCGGAGCAGGCACTGCCCGAGGCGATTGCCGCATCCGGCGAGACGGTCGTGCTGAACGTCCACGCCGAGGGCGCGCAGGTCTATGAATGCAAGGCAGGGGCCGACGGCAAGCTCGCCTGGGCCTTCCGCGAGCCGATCGCGACGCTGCTCGTCGACGGCAAGACGATCGGCCGCCACTATGCCGGTCCCAACTGGGAGCATGTCGACGGCAGCGCCGTGGTCGGCAAGGCCATCGGCAACGCGCCAGGCGCTAGCGCAGGCGATATTCCCTGGTTGAAACTCGAGGTCGCCTCACGCCGCGGCAGCGGCGTTCTGACACCCGTCACCACCGTCCAGCGCATCAACACCCATGGTGGCAAGCTCGAGGGTGCTTGCGAGAAGGCCGGCGAGTTCAAAAGCGCGCCCTACTCGGCCGACTACATCTTCCTGCGCAAGGGCTGA
- a CDS encoding NADP-dependent isocitrate dehydrogenase: MAKIKVSNPVVELDGDEMTRIIWQYIKDKLINPFLDVQLLYFDLGMEYRDQTNDQVTIDAAEAIKKVGVGVKCATITPDEARVKEFNLKQMWKSPNGTIRNILGGVIFREPIICKNVPRLVPGWTKPIIIGRHAYGDQYRATDIKFPGKGTLSLKFVGEDGTVIEKEVFKAPGAGVAMEMYNLDDSIIDFARASFNYGLMRNYPVYLSTKNTILKVYDGRFKDIFQDVFDREFKKEFDAKGLTYEHRLIDDMVASALKWSGGYVWACKNYDGDVQSDTVAQGYGSLGLMTSVLLTPDGKTVEAEAAHGTVTRHYREHQKGKETSTNSIASIFAWTRGLAHRAKLDNNPELAKFANTLEKVCVDTVEDGYMTKDLALLVGADQRWLSTTGFLDKVADNLAKALAA; the protein is encoded by the coding sequence ATGGCAAAAATCAAGGTGTCCAACCCCGTCGTCGAGCTCGATGGCGACGAGATGACCCGGATCATCTGGCAGTACATCAAGGACAAGCTGATCAACCCGTTCCTCGATGTCCAGCTCCTGTATTTCGACCTAGGGATGGAGTATCGCGACCAGACCAACGATCAGGTGACCATCGACGCCGCCGAGGCCATCAAGAAGGTCGGCGTCGGCGTCAAGTGCGCCACCATCACCCCGGACGAGGCCCGGGTGAAGGAATTCAACCTGAAGCAGATGTGGAAGTCGCCGAACGGCACCATCCGCAACATCCTCGGCGGCGTGATCTTCCGCGAGCCGATCATCTGCAAGAACGTGCCGCGCCTCGTGCCCGGCTGGACCAAGCCCATCATCATCGGCCGCCACGCCTATGGCGACCAGTACCGCGCCACCGACATCAAGTTCCCGGGCAAGGGCACGCTGTCGCTGAAGTTCGTCGGCGAGGACGGCACCGTGATCGAGAAGGAAGTGTTCAAGGCCCCCGGCGCCGGCGTCGCCATGGAGATGTACAATCTCGACGACTCCATCATCGACTTCGCCCGCGCCTCGTTCAACTACGGCCTGATGCGCAACTACCCGGTCTATCTCTCGACCAAGAACACTATTCTCAAGGTCTATGACGGCCGCTTCAAGGACATCTTCCAGGACGTCTTCGACCGCGAGTTCAAGAAGGAGTTCGACGCCAAGGGCCTGACCTACGAGCACCGCCTGATCGACGACATGGTGGCCTCGGCCCTGAAGTGGTCCGGCGGCTACGTCTGGGCCTGTAAGAACTACGACGGCGACGTGCAGTCCGACACGGTCGCGCAGGGTTACGGCTCGCTCGGCCTGATGACCTCGGTCCTGCTCACGCCGGACGGCAAGACGGTGGAAGCCGAAGCCGCCCACGGCACGGTGACCCGCCACTACCGCGAGCACCAGAAGGGCAAGGAGACCTCGACCAACTCGATCGCGTCGATCTTCGCCTGGACCCGTGGCCTCGCCCACCGCGCCAAGCTCGACAACAATCCGGAGCTGGCGAAGTTCGCCAACACGCTGGAGAAGGTCTGCGTCGATACCGTCGAAGACGGCTACATGACCAAGGACCTCGCGCTGCTAGTCGGCGCCGACCAGCGCTGGCTCTCGACCACCGGCTTCCTCGACAAGGTCGCGGACAACCTGGCGAAAGCGCTGGCAGCGTAA
- a CDS encoding TrmJ/YjtD family RNA methyltransferase, with product MSGTDKSKAGLALDGPIVILVEPQLGENIGMAARAMGNFALSRLRIVNPRDGWPNIAAQRAAAGADHILERVELFDTVEQAVSDLDLLFATSARAHDQAKPVVGPEAATTEIAGHIATGGRCGILFGRERWGLTNEEVALANRIITFPVNPGFASLNLAQAVLLVGYEWFKRAMEGALPHTMPERSERASQHQIQAFFENLVRELDRVEFLRPAEKRDTMLVNLRNIFTRMEPTKQDMHTLHGVVMAIAEGRKGPAKGGVLDGEQATRLRALLAEHGQGGVPDSGSTVRGLARLLRRNPTDAERLLWQALTRDRRFAGQFKRQTPVGRHIPDFVSFAHRIAIELVNPGESETIVADRAARRAWLEARDYRVIEMRAADVEQDIEPQLTALQAMMREGSPNS from the coding sequence ATGTCGGGGACTGACAAGAGCAAGGCGGGCCTCGCCCTCGACGGTCCCATCGTGATCCTGGTCGAGCCTCAGCTCGGCGAGAACATCGGCATGGCGGCGCGTGCCATGGGCAACTTCGCCCTGAGCCGCTTACGCATCGTCAACCCGCGCGATGGCTGGCCGAACATCGCCGCCCAGCGCGCGGCGGCTGGTGCCGACCACATTCTGGAACGGGTCGAGTTGTTCGACACCGTCGAGCAGGCAGTCTCCGATCTCGATCTGTTGTTCGCAACCTCCGCCCGCGCGCATGACCAGGCCAAGCCGGTGGTCGGCCCGGAAGCGGCGACGACCGAGATTGCCGGCCATATCGCCACGGGCGGCAGGTGCGGCATCCTCTTTGGCCGGGAGCGCTGGGGGCTGACCAACGAGGAAGTCGCCCTTGCCAACCGCATCATCACCTTTCCGGTGAATCCCGGCTTCGCCTCGTTGAACCTCGCGCAGGCGGTGCTGCTCGTCGGCTACGAGTGGTTCAAGCGCGCGATGGAAGGCGCGCTACCCCATACGATGCCGGAGCGCTCGGAGCGCGCCTCGCAACACCAGATCCAGGCCTTCTTCGAGAATCTCGTGCGCGAGCTCGACCGCGTCGAGTTTTTGCGCCCGGCCGAAAAGCGCGACACCATGCTGGTCAATTTGCGCAACATCTTCACCCGCATGGAGCCGACCAAGCAGGACATGCACACCCTGCACGGGGTGGTGATGGCGATCGCGGAGGGGCGGAAAGGGCCCGCCAAGGGCGGGGTGCTCGACGGCGAGCAGGCGACGCGATTGCGCGCACTGCTCGCCGAGCACGGCCAGGGTGGGGTGCCCGACAGCGGCTCTACCGTGCGCGGACTCGCGCGCCTGCTCCGCCGCAACCCGACCGACGCCGAGCGCCTGCTCTGGCAGGCGCTCACCCGCGACCGCCGCTTCGCCGGCCAGTTCAAACGCCAGACTCCAGTCGGCCGGCATATTCCGGACTTCGTTTCGTTTGCGCACCGGATCGCGATCGAGCTTGTCAATCCAGGCGAGAGCGAGACGATCGTCGCCGACCGTGCCGCGCGGCGGGCGTGGCTGGAGGCGCGGGATTATCGGGTGATTGAGATGCGCGCCGCAGACGTGGAGCAAGACATCGAGCCGCAGCTTACGGCACTGCAAGCGATGATGCGCGAAGGATCGCCAAACTCCTAG
- the cynS gene encoding cyanase: MKRSDLTEKLLDIKREKGWSWKHICETIGGYSEVLIVGAILGQMKLTKPQAANAGELFGLSKAETAMLNEVPMRGTGTPMPPTDPLIYRFYEMVMVNGPAWKALIEEEFGDGIMSAIDFDMAIERVANPKGDRVKITMSGKFLPYKYYGASGNVPEYGFKEG, encoded by the coding sequence ATGAAGCGTTCCGACCTCACCGAAAAGCTGCTCGACATCAAGCGCGAGAAGGGCTGGAGCTGGAAACACATCTGCGAGACAATTGGCGGCTATTCGGAGGTGCTGATCGTTGGTGCGATCCTTGGCCAGATGAAATTGACGAAGCCGCAGGCCGCTAACGCCGGCGAGCTGTTCGGCCTGTCGAAGGCTGAGACCGCGATGCTCAATGAGGTGCCGATGCGCGGCACCGGCACGCCGATGCCGCCGACTGATCCGCTGATCTACCGCTTCTACGAGATGGTGATGGTCAACGGTCCGGCCTGGAAAGCGCTGATCGAGGAGGAGTTCGGCGACGGCATCATGTCGGCGATCGATTTCGACATGGCGATTGAGCGTGTCGCCAACCCGAAGGGCGACCGCGTCAAGATCACCATGAGCGGAAAGTTCCTGCCGTACAAATATTATGGCGCCAGCGGCAACGTGCCGGAGTATGGGTTCAAGGAGGGGTGA
- a CDS encoding DUF1476 domain-containing protein, whose translation MTTFDKREEGFEKKFALDEEQKFKAEARRNRMLGLWAAQQLGISGDAATAYAKEVVAAEFEGPGDGGVLRKIMADFAVKNVAITEQAIRARMSELAAVAIAEVKAGK comes from the coding sequence ATGACCACGTTCGACAAGCGCGAGGAAGGTTTCGAGAAGAAGTTCGCCCTCGACGAGGAGCAGAAATTCAAGGCCGAGGCTAGGCGCAACCGGATGCTCGGCCTGTGGGCGGCCCAGCAGCTCGGCATCTCGGGCGATGCGGCCACGGCTTACGCCAAGGAGGTGGTCGCGGCCGAATTCGAGGGACCAGGCGACGGGGGCGTGCTGCGCAAGATCATGGCCGATTTTGCCGTCAAGAATGTCGCCATCACCGAGCAAGCGATTCGCGCCAGGATGAGCGAGCTCGCCGCGGTGGCGATCGCCGAGGTGAAGGCGGGGAAATAA
- the purC gene encoding phosphoribosylaminoimidazolesuccinocarboxamide synthase translates to MSRRRRIYEGKAKVLYEGPEPGTLIQHFKDDATAFNAKKHQVIEGKGVLNNRISEYLFQHLNDIGVPTHFIRRLNMREQLIREVEIVPLEVVVRNVAAGSLSQRLGIEEGTQLPRSIIEFYYKNDQLNDPMVSEEHITAFGWATPQEIDDIMALAIRVNDFLTGLFLGIGIRLVDFKMECGRLFENEMMRIIVADEISPDSCRLWDIKSNEKLDKDRFRRDLGGLLEAYTEVAKRLGILMENERPAGSGPVLVKS, encoded by the coding sequence ATGAGCCGTCGGCGTCGCATTTATGAAGGCAAGGCAAAGGTTCTTTACGAAGGTCCCGAGCCCGGCACTCTGATCCAGCACTTCAAGGACGACGCCACTGCGTTCAATGCGAAGAAGCACCAGGTGATCGAGGGCAAGGGCGTCCTCAACAACCGGATCTCGGAGTACCTGTTTCAGCACCTCAACGACATCGGGGTGCCGACCCATTTCATCCGCCGCCTCAACATGCGCGAGCAGTTGATCCGCGAGGTCGAGATCGTGCCGCTGGAGGTGGTGGTGAGGAACGTTGCCGCCGGTTCGCTGTCGCAGCGGCTCGGCATCGAGGAGGGCACGCAGCTTCCCCGCTCGATCATCGAATTCTACTACAAGAACGACCAGCTCAACGACCCCATGGTGTCCGAAGAGCACATCACCGCCTTCGGCTGGGCGACGCCGCAGGAGATCGACGACATCATGGCGCTCGCCATTCGCGTCAACGATTTCCTCACCGGTCTCTTCCTCGGCATCGGCATCCGCCTCGTCGACTTCAAGATGGAATGCGGCCGCCTGTTCGAGAACGAGATGATGCGCATCATCGTCGCCGACGAGATCTCGCCGGATTCCTGCCGGCTCTGGGACATCAAGTCGAACGAGAAGCTCGACAAGGACCGCTTCCGCAGGGACCTCGGCGGCCTGCTCGAGGCCTATACGGAAGTTGCAAAGCGGCTCGGCATCCTCATGGAGAACGAGCGTCCGGCGGGCTCGGGCCCGGTGCTGGTGAAGAGCTAA
- the purS gene encoding phosphoribosylformylglycinamidine synthase subunit PurS has product MKARVTVTLKTGILDPQGKAIEGALKSLGVDGVASVRQGKVFDIELAGADKAKAEAVLKEAADKLLANTVIENYRVEIV; this is encoded by the coding sequence GTGAAGGCACGTGTCACCGTTACCCTGAAGACGGGCATTCTGGATCCGCAGGGCAAGGCCATCGAAGGCGCGCTGAAATCGCTCGGCGTCGACGGCGTCGCCAGCGTCCGTCAGGGCAAGGTGTTCGACATCGAGCTCGCCGGCGCGGACAAGGCCAAGGCCGAGGCAGTACTGAAGGAAGCCGCCGACAAGCTGCTCGCCAATACCGTGATCGAGAATTATCGCGTCGAGATCGTTTAG